The region TGGCATCATCGTCAGTTCTCGAAATCATGTGAATAATTCTTTCAAAGTACAAAAGGCATCACATAACTCTCAGTTTACAACAGCACAGCAAATTGAACAGCTGGAATCACTTATCCTTCCAAATGGACAATCAGAAAGTTCTCAGTATAAACAATCAGAAGTGCAAATACCACAGACTTTACAAACTGGATGGCAAATTCTCCTAACAGGACAAGCAGAACAAAGTCGCCTTCAAAACACCCAAGTAGATGAACAGACTCAAAGCAGAGGTTTCAGAGAACAGAGAAATACCCAACAACAGCCAGATTCACACATTCAAGCAGGTGAAATAAGCCAAAGTCATCCTCAGCAAATACAATCAGATCTTATCCTTGCAGTTGACGCAGCAAATAAAAGGCCTCGAGTCACACAGAATGATCCCCTTACACAAGTAAGTGAATtaagggaaacaaagaaacactCAAACTGTAATCTCCAATTCACACATCATGACCGGACACCAGCATGCACAAAGTGAGCATTTCAAACCGCAGAATTTGCATACTGACTTTGAACCTTTCTCATCATCTATTACCAATGGACATCAGAATGATGAAAGCAAATTTCTCAACAATTTCGATTCCCAGAACATGGAGAGGATTCATTCTGAAAACACAGATCCGTTGAAAAACCTTCACTCTGTCTCTGGTAATGGTGGTGCCAAGCAGAATGTTTCGGAAACATTGTACTCCGATCAACTAAATTTTGAGGTGAGTACTGTTAAACCGCCAAATTGGCATAACGAACAGACCGAATCACAAAGCTTTGGGAATATTGGGGTTCAGGTGCAAAATTCTCAGGGTAATTTCGGGTCTCAAGATCATTTTGAAGGACCTACTTTTCAACAAGATATTGAATCACAGAATATTCAGAAAAATTTTGACTTTCGGAATCCAAATAATCATTTTCGAAATCAAACTAACACAGAAAACTTAAATCTACAAAACCAAAAAAGTTCTGGTTTTCAAATTCAAAACAATGAGTCACTTAATCAAAATCACTTTAATTCTCAAAATCAGAATCACAACTTTCAAATTCAAAACTTAAATTTTCATGTGCAAAATCAAAATCAGAATATTTTCGAGGATCAAAATCAAAACAATTTACAGCTTCAGAATCAAGAAGAGAACCTTAgacaaatgaataatgaaaataacttacACAGTCAAAAAACAAATCAGAACAATTCTGAACTTCACattcaaaattttcataattttcaaacTCCGACTCAAAATCAGATCTTTCAACttcaaaatgaaaataggaaCGGTTGCACACTCAAAGCCAAAATGAGAATAGCTTTCAAAGTGAAGTCTTCCACAATAATCAAAACACCAGAAGTCAAAATCAAAATCAGAATGCCTTTTTGCATCATAATGAATTCATAAATGAAGATCAGAATGTGTTCCTAAGTCAAAATCAAGACCAGATTAAACGGCAAGCTCACAATCAAAATTTGAATAATGCCAAACTTCTAATTCGACCACAAAATAACTTCCCAGATCCAAACAGCAACTTCGATAACTTTCAAGTTCAAAATCAAAATTTGAATAATGCCAAACTTCAAATTCGACCACAAAATAACTTCCAGTCTCATCatgaaaatcaaaataacttTGCCAATCTACATAGAAATCATGATAACACTCATGTTCAAATTCAAAAACATAACAACTTGCAAACTCAAATCCtgaatcaaaataatttttctcaAAATCAAGATGGAAATAACTTTCAGAATCAAAACCTGAATCTCTTCAACTCTCAACTTCATTTTCAGAATAATGCGACTCAAAATCGAAACCATAACAGCTTCCCTAATCAACAGCAAGATGACTTTCTAAATCCAAACCAGAATCAGAATAACTCCAGCCTCAAGCTCAAAATGCCTCTCTAACTCAAAACCAGGATCAGAATAACTTCCAATTTGAAACACAAAATCATAATAGTTTTGGAAATCGAAACCAGAATCAGAATGACTTCCAATTTCAAACTCAAAATCAGAATCATTTTCTAAATTCGTAACCAGGCTCAGAACAGCTTCCAATTTCAAAGTCAAGATCAGAATAACCTCCTAAATCAAAATAACTTCCAACCTGAATTTCAAAATCAGAAATCTGTAGATCAAAGCCAAGATCAGAATAGCTTTCAATCTCAAATTCAAAATCCAAGCCAGAAAACTCAAAATCAGAACAACTTCCTAAGCCTAAACCAGGGTCAGAATAACTCGCAGTTTCCAACTCGAAATCAAAACAACTTTTCAAATCAGAGTCAGAATAACTTCCAATTTCAGACTCAAAACCAGAGTAATTCAGTAAATCAGAACCAGAATCAAAGTAAATTCAAATCcgaaattcaaaatcaaaaaaggTTTGTAAATCAAAACCAGGACCAAAATAGCTTGCAATTTCAAACTCAAAATCAAGAGAACTTTCTAAATCAAAACCAGAATCAGAATTTCCAATCTCAAACTCAAATTCCAAACAGATTTCTAAATCCAAACCATCAGACTAATTTCCAGTCTCAAATACAAAATGACTTTCTAAATCACGCCCAAAATCAGAATAACTTTCTAAATCAAAATCAGGATCACAGTAATTCTCAGTCTCCTACCCAACATTGGAATAACTTTCTAATTCAAAACCAAGATCAAAATAACTCCAAACTCCCAATTCAAAATCAAGATACCTTTCTAAATCAAAACCAAGATCAGAATAACTTCCAATTTCCTATTCAAAATCAGATTAACTTTCTAAGTCAAAACATAGATCAGCATAACTTTCAATCTCAAAGCCAAAACCAGACCAGCTTATCAAGTAAACATTTTGGAAAGGCGTTATTACAAACATTCAGTCAACAGGACGAGCATTCAAGAAATAATGATTCAAGTCTTCTAAATCAGATTAATGATGATCTCCAGAAGTCCAACAAAACTGAGTTTCAAAATCAGTCATTTCCCGGAGAATCTATTGCTGAAAATCCATTGACTACCCACTCTGATCAGGTATTCTTTGGTCAGAGTAGTTTCGAAAACAGTCCCACTTCACATAATATTCAAAATTCCTTCTCACATAACGTTGATGGCATATTTGATTCGATAAATGTTAAGGATATTCTTCATTCTGACGCTAAAAACCCTCAAACAAATTTTCATTCCATAAGTAGTCATAGCAATTTCGGTCCATCAGATATTCATAGTAATACTGATTCAAATATTCAAAGCAAGTTGGCCCCTTTAGTTGTAACAAGTGATTCAACTTCACAAACTATTCAAAATAATGTTGATGCATCAGATATTCATAGTATCATGAATGCACAATTTCATCAGACTACTTTCCAACCAATAGTTTCTAATATCGGCTCAAATGTAAGCGAGTTTGATTTCAAATCAAGAGATGTTCGGAATAATCCTGTTATGCAAAATAGTCATAACAATTTAAATTTTCGACATGATCAGAGTCATTTCGATTCACAAAATATTGCCAATACCCTTAACTTACATAATACTCTAAATAAGTCCAGTTCACCAAACATccaaaacaatttaaatataaatattcaaagtTTGCAAAATACACAGAGTATCCTGCCCCAAAATAGTTTTGACGAGCAGAATATTTCAAATGATTCCAGCTTGCCAAAATACCCAAAACAGTTTCTTCTCCCATACTGTTAAAAGTAATTTTGCTCCACAAAATAATCCAAACGGTAATACAGAATTATTAAGTCATCAACATCTCGGGAAAACTCTGCTAGAATCTACGAATCTCGGAGTTGTACAATCAGATTCACCAAATCTCGAAAATTTCAAATTTAGAAAAAGTAACTTAATCATGAATCTAAGGATCAGGAAAACAGAGATTTCAGGTCACAGAATCTGGAAGTCTTCGATTCAGAATTAAAATATCTTCAAAGCGGACTTTTCCAACCACCAATTAGGGAATTCGCTCATTTCGAATCCAATAATAATCAGCATAACACAGATTTTCAAAATCAGAGTAATTCTCCAACTGTTCCAAGCTCTCTTATTCACCAAATTTTCACAGTGATTTTCCTCCAGACAATAttcaaagcaaacaaacagttgATAGCAATTTTGGTTCACTACATAATCAAGGAAATTCCGAGCATCAAAACCTGGGGAAAGCTCTCTTTGTACTGGCGAATTTGCAAAACAGATCATCTGATCAACAAACTCTGGAGAACtccgaaaaagggaaatttgaaaggTCATAATTCCGACACTCAGAATATGGAAAACCTCGATTTCATACATCCTCTAAATACTCAGGGCATTCCTGATTCACCAAATATTCAGGGTCATTTTAACTCAGACGTTCAGAGTAATCCCAATATACAAACTCTTCAAATCAACCTTACAAACAATTCTGAATCAAAAAATATTCAGCAGAACTTACATTCACAAAATCTTCAAATTAATTCTGACATACCAATAAGCCCTTTCAATTCACAAAATCttcaaaataacaaaagtatTCTAGGTAATATCGGTACACAAAACAGGCAACGCAATTTCGAATCTCAAAATGAGGGAAGAACTCTTTCAGAATCAGAAGACAGCGAATTCAGGTCTTCAAATCTGGGAAATGTTGATTCTGAATTAGAATATCTCCAAAGTGGGGTTTTCCAACCTCCGCTAAGGGAATTCAATCACTTCCAACCGAAAAATATTCAAAGTAATTTCGATTTCCAGACACCGAATAGCAGTGATTCTCGAAATATTCGTAATGACTTAAACTCACATAATATTCAAAGTAATGTTCAGTTACTTAGCCATCAAAGCAATAGTGATTCACAAATTGCTCCAGATGCATTCAGTTTACCAAAACGTCTTGATTTTAATTCAGACATTTTTTCAAGTAATTTACATTCAGAAAATATTCAGAGTAACCATGAATCACAAAATATGCAAACCAATTTTGATTCAAAGAATATTCAACACGATCTTGATTCgcaaaatacccaaagaaatcatGATTCAAAGAACATTAGAAGTAATTCTGATTCTCAAAGTATCCAAAGCAGTCTTGCATCAcagaatattcaaaataatattggCCCACATAATATTCATAGCAATTTAGATTTGCAGACTATTCAAAGTAATTTTGAGGTCCAAACACAGGAAAAAGGCTTTTCAGAAGTTCATAGTGATAAGCAACAAAACCTAAGGCATTCTGACACAATAAATTTGGAAAATGATCATTTCAATTTCGAAAATCAGGAAAATACTGGTTCACAATTATTCATTCCAGGGTTTTTCCATTCACAAAATTCCAACAACCATTTCGATTCACACAGCATTCAAGGATCTCAAAATACCCAGGCCAATTCCGATGATCaaatcaaacaaaacattttCAATTTGCGATTTACATCTCAGAATCTGGGTAAAAGTCTCTCAGATACAAAGAATTTTCCAAACGGATCACCTGAACCGCAAAACATGGAAAATGCAGGTAATCTGCAAAATAATAATTTCCTGTCTCAAAA is a window of Penaeus monodon isolate SGIC_2016 chromosome 36, NSTDA_Pmon_1, whole genome shotgun sequence DNA encoding:
- the LOC119595637 gene encoding putative uncharacterized protein DDB_G0282133 — protein: MERIHSENTDPLKNLHSVSGNGGAKQNVSETLYSDQLNFEERLHTQSQNENSFQSEVFHNNQNTRSQNQNQNAFLHHNEFINEDQNVFLSQNQDQIKRQAHNQNLNNAKLLIRPQNNFPDPNSNFDNFQVQNQNLNNAKLQIRPQNNFQSHHENQNNFANLHRNHDNTHVQIQKHNNLQTQILNQNNFSQNQDGNNFQNQNLNLFNSQLHFQNNATQNRNHNSFPNQQQDDFLNPNQNQNNSSLKLKIQDQNNLLNQNNFQPEFQNQKSVDQSQDQNSFQSQIQNPSQKTQNQNNFLSLNQGQNNSQFPTRNQNNFSNQSQNNFQFQTQNQSNSVNQNQNQSKFKSEIQNQKRFLNPNHQTNFQSQIQNDFLNHAQNQNNFLNQNQDHSNSQSPTQHWNNFLIQNQDQNNSKLPIQNQDTFLNQNQDQNNFQFPIQNQINFLSQNIDQHNFQSQSQNQTSLSSKHFGKALLQTFSQQDEHSRNNDSSLLNQINDDLQKSNKTEFQNQSFPGESIAENPLTTHSDQVFFGQSSFENSPTSHNIQNSFSHNVDGIFDSINVKDILHSDAKNPQTNFHSISSHSNFGPSDIHSNTDSNIQSKLAPLVVTSDSTSQTIQNNVDASDIHSIMNAQFHQTTFQPIVSNIGSNENRDFRSQNLEVFDSELKYLQSGLFQPPIREFAHFESNNNQHNTDFQNQSNSPTVPSSLIHQIFTVIFLQTIFKANKQLIAILVHYIIKEIPSIKTWGKLSLYWRICKTDHLINKLWRTPKKGNLKGHNSDTQNMENLDFIHPLNTQGIPDSPNIQGHFNSDVQSNPNIQTLQINLTNNSESKNIQQNLHSQNLQINSDIPISPFNSQNLQNNKSILGNIGTQNRQRNFESQNEGRTLSESEDSEFRSSNLGNVDSELEYLQSGVFQPPLREFNHFQPKNIQSNFDFQTPNSSDSRNIRNDLNSHNIQSNVQLLSHQSNSDSQIAPDAFSLPKRLDFNSDIFSSNLHSENIQSNHESQNMQTNFDSKNIQHDLDSQNTQRNHDSKNIRSNSDSQSIQSSLASQNIQNNIGPHNIHSNLDLQTIQSNFEVQTQEKGFSEVHSDKQQNLRHSDTINLENDHFNFENQENTGSQLFIPGFFHSQNSNNHFDSHSIQGSQNTQANSDDQIKQNIFNLRFTSQNLGKSLSDTKNFPNGSPEPQNMENAGNLQNNNFLSQNLDNSNFQSQNLENHFQSQNLENHNFNSQNEENNDFQSQNLENHFQSQNQRNNYFQSQILDDVEPEFIHLLSGRLQPPTRDFNYLESYGGQNNSDTQNFQNNFNLEYTLDAQKSQSNTDPQNRGKLLSQHSERNNFHDISAEQQNLGNTSSDDLEKSQNLEILQSEHEHPQRVFLRPPFREYNYFESQNPANGVLQSEDFKSEPKIQFTTNLSSQNPRNVEFASQSQQPEHFTPQNLKRSPPVSQNQGNEVFETQNQERNDFLSVNSGVQNGHSGHIPSTSLLNGHQKPQVMAAVDNEDSQIQRFENLERPRNSPSNWTRVQDKEKHIPEPRAQEIISNPETQDAQEAKNSKTSQLQTQSVHTTQQNNNVHIQVMENHDNEAHVLNENSTGLRSLKTVHIQSPTQFFNSFEPMRLQNGNNWRSNRDNLSPQIQTTNLQVESENAESVDLISQNLQSDFQSKNLQSSTNSEVRPSIQLNGLLLPHNTHHDLLSHASQPEGNAGNSLVMKNDQLPSQGSQRGQLRLQSQNNQTDDQLHLPSHHEQLQQHNQRGQLQPQSQNNQLQAQIDQDIPFPLPDQQSDQPRAQRDPLYSQPHTKSRAEYTQPQNNTIQSQNYTQELQHQLPQTNSQSHEHSRSLRRIMGTLAGPVSTGGYTAGGPLETPLEDPVVLGKGKLTETLEALLGRTMKIATHFCDRMKPNLCGEKIEI